A single window of Grus americana isolate bGruAme1 chromosome 6, bGruAme1.mat, whole genome shotgun sequence DNA harbors:
- the GLB1L gene encoding beta-galactosidase-1-like protein encodes MALILLLAVGLLHTQASPPARSFQLDYEEDCFRKDGAPFRYISGSIHYARVPRPAWRDRLLKMYMSGLNAVQVYVPWNYHEPLPGVYDFAGDRDVEAFLDLTAELGLLVILRPGPYICAEWEMGGLPAWLLWKPDIVLRSSDPAYLAAVDSWLHVLLPKVKPRLYQNGGNIISVQPCRMHAGCRPLPCSQVENEYGSYYACDYEYLRHLLGSFRALLGSDVLLFTTDSTRVEELRCGTLQGLYATIDFGPDSNVTEAFGAQRQVEPKGPLVNSEYYTGWLDYWGEAHASTSSAQVARGLEDMLQLGASVNMYMFHGGTNFAYWSGADFKDQYKPVTTSYDYDAPLSEAGDPTEKLFAIRTVISKFQPLPVGPMPPATPKYTYGWVALQKYADLLDVLDVLCPSGPIQSQFPLTFEAIKQTHGFVVYRTQLPWDVPDLATLGAPPHSICDRGYVMLQKEYRGTLERDGQTTLPVTGRAGDTLDVLLENMGRISFGANVSDFKGLLGNLSLDSSPLSNWLIYPLAIDSAIQQGWPHTALPKSSSSGKSGPAFYTGTFETPGIAWDTFVKFPGWSKGQLWINGFNLGRYWPCRGPQQTLFVPGSVLHVGRPNNITVLELEGAPPVPLLLFLDQPLFNKTLSCSTVAAE; translated from the exons ATGGCTctcatcctgctgctggcagtggggcttCTGCACACGCAG GCTTCCCCCCCAGCACGCTCCTTCCAGCTGGATTACGAGGAGGACTGCTTCCGCAAGGATGGTGCCCCTTTCCGCTACATCTCAGGCAGCATCCACTACGCCCGTGTCCCGCGCCCTGCCTGGAGGGACCGGCTCCTCAAGATGTACATGAGCGGGCTCAACGCTGTGCAGGT CTATGTCCCCTGGAACTACCACGAGCCGCTGCCGGGGGTTTATGACTTTGCTGGGGACCGGGATGTGGAAGCCTTCCTGGATCTGACAGCCGAGTTGGGGCTTCTGGTGATCCTGCGGCCGGGGCCCTACATCTGTGCGGAGTGGGAGATG GGTGGCCTGCCTGCATGGCTGCTGTGGAAACCAGACATCGTCCTGCGCTCCTCTGACCCTG cctACCTGGCAGCTGTGGACTCCTGGCTCCACGTCCTGCTACCCAAGGTCAAGCCACGGCTGTACCAGAATGGAGGGAACATCATCAGCGTGCAG CCCTGCCGCATGCACGCTGGGTGccggcccctgccctgctcccaggtggaGAATGAATATGGAAGCTACTACGCCTGCGACTATGAGTACCTGCGGCACCTGCTGGGCTCCTTCCGGGCACTGCTGGGGAGCGACGTGCTGCTCTTCACCACCGACAGCACACGGGTGGAGGAGCTGCGTTGCGGCACGCTGCAGGGCCTCTATGCCACCATTGACTTTGGGCCAG ACTCCAACGTGACGGAGGCGTTTGGTGCCCAGCGCCAGGTTGAGCCGAAGGGGCCCCTG GTGAACTCTGAGTACTACACGGGCTGGCTGGACTACTGGGGGGAGGCGCACGCCAGCACTAGCTCGGCGCAGGTGGCCCGGGGGCTGGAGGacatgctgcagctgggagccagCGTTAACAT GTACATGTTCCACGGGGGGACAAACTTTGCCTACTGGAGCG GTGCTGACTTCAAAGATCAGTACAAACCAGTGACCACCAGCTACGACTATGATGCTCCCCTCTCAGAGGCAGGAGACCCCACCGAGAAGCTGTTTGCCATCCGCACGGTCATCAGCAAG TTCCAGCCCCTGCCAGTCGGTCCGATGCCACCTGCCACCCCCAAGTATACCTACGGCTGGGTGGCCCTGCAGAAG TATGCTGATCTCCTGGATGTCTTGGATGTACTGTGCCCCTCTGGGCCCATCCAGAGCCAGTTCCCCCTCACCTTTGAGGCCATAAAGCAG ACCCATGGCTTTGTGGTGTACCGCACACAGCTGCCCTGGGATGTCCCGGACCTGGCCACGCTGGGTGCTCCTCCCCACAGCATCTGCGACCGCGGCTACGTGATGCTGCAGAAG gagTACAGGGGGACGCTGGAGCGGGATGGGCAGACAACACTGCCTGTgacgggcagggcaggggacacCCTGGACGTACTCCTGGAGAACATGGGCAGGATCAGCTTCGGGGCCAACGTCAGTGACTTCAAG GGCTTGCTGGGGAACCTCTCCTTGGACTCCAGCCCTCTCAGCAACTGGCTGATCTACCCCCTGGCCATAGACAGTGCCATCCAGCAGGGCTGGCCCCACACTGCCCTGCCGAAATCGAGCAGCAGTGGCAAATCAGGGCCAGCCTTCTACACCGGGACCTTTGAGACCCCTGGCATTGCCTGGGACACCTTCGTGAAGTTCCCAGGTTGGAGCAAG GGCCAGCTGTGGATAAACGGCTTCAACCTGGGCCGGTACTGGCCCTGCCGTGGCCCTCAGCAGACCCTCTTTGTGCCCGGCTCAGTGCTGCATGTTGGCCGCCCCAACAACATCACAGTTCTGGAGCTGGAGGGGGCACCCCCTGTCCCCCTCCTGCTCTTCCTCGACCAACCCCTTTTCAACAAGACCCTCAGCTGCAGCACCGTGGCCGCAGAATAA